A single region of the Candidatus Zixiibacteriota bacterium genome encodes:
- a CDS encoding hydrogenase iron-sulfur subunit, protein MFENNETNRSFEPKIVAFFCNWCTYTAADLAGTARMVYAPNVRVVRVMCSGRVDPQFILAALREGADGVLIGGCHPGDCHYQEGNYKALRRFTLLKTLLRSMGVEEGRMRLEWIAASEGDKVQRVINEMTEAVRKLGPLHLESASQLAFEKAESTQPAAVAAGQGGKT, encoded by the coding sequence ATGTTTGAAAACAACGAGACAAACCGGTCGTTTGAGCCTAAGATCGTTGCATTCTTCTGCAACTGGTGCACATACACCGCTGCCGACCTCGCCGGAACCGCGAGAATGGTCTATGCACCCAACGTGCGCGTGGTGCGCGTGATGTGTTCCGGGCGGGTGGATCCGCAGTTCATTCTGGCCGCGTTGCGTGAAGGTGCTGACGGAGTTCTGATCGGGGGCTGCCATCCGGGTGATTGCCATTATCAGGAAGGTAACTACAAGGCTCTGCGTCGATTCACACTGCTGAAAACGCTCCTCAGATCGATGGGTGTCGAAGAGGGACGGATGCGACTCGAATGGATCGCGGCGTCTGAAGGCGACAAAGTACAGAGGGTCATCAACGAGATGACTGAGGCTGTACGCAAGCTCGGTCCACTGCATCTGGAGTCAGCATCGCAATTAGCGTTTGAAAAAGCTGAATCGACACAACCGGCAGCGGTAGCAGCTGGGCAAGGAGGAAAAACATGA
- a CDS encoding oxidoreductase, translated as MSKPKVSFYWCASCGGCEEAVVDLAEDILKVVEAVDIAFWPVALDFKRVDVEALQDGELAVSFINGAIRSSEQFEMVELLRKKSQLIVAFGSCAHLGGIPGLANLSDRQGVFQEAYIDAPSVVNDDKVLPLEEIDVAEGRLTLPSLWNTVKTLDQVIEVDYYLPGCPPPVKLIRDAVNAIVTGQLPARGAVLAPDIALCEECPRRDTKPEKPTLREFKRPHAVDIDPEECLLAQGLLCMGPVTRKGCEAACVAANMPCTGCLGPTSRVTDFGAKALSAIASLVDSNDEKEIAAILDQVVDPIGTFYRYSLPASLLHRRYQGPDHGGKQQ; from the coding sequence ATGAGCAAACCCAAAGTCAGTTTCTACTGGTGCGCTTCGTGCGGTGGATGCGAGGAGGCCGTCGTTGACCTTGCTGAAGACATCCTGAAAGTGGTAGAAGCCGTAGACATCGCCTTCTGGCCAGTCGCTCTCGATTTCAAGCGCGTGGACGTCGAAGCCCTTCAGGATGGTGAACTGGCCGTTAGCTTCATTAATGGTGCAATTCGCAGTTCAGAGCAATTCGAGATGGTGGAACTGCTGCGCAAGAAATCGCAACTTATCGTAGCTTTTGGAAGCTGCGCGCATCTTGGAGGAATTCCCGGATTGGCGAATTTATCTGACCGTCAGGGAGTGTTTCAGGAGGCCTACATAGATGCTCCCAGCGTAGTCAATGACGACAAGGTCTTGCCGCTTGAGGAGATCGACGTGGCGGAGGGAAGACTCACACTCCCCTCATTATGGAATACGGTGAAGACACTCGACCAGGTTATTGAAGTGGACTACTACCTGCCGGGCTGCCCGCCTCCGGTCAAGCTGATACGCGATGCTGTCAACGCCATAGTGACCGGGCAGTTGCCGGCTCGGGGGGCGGTTCTCGCGCCTGATATCGCTCTCTGCGAGGAGTGCCCTCGCCGTGATACCAAGCCGGAGAAACCCACACTGCGTGAGTTCAAGAGGCCCCACGCGGTTGATATTGATCCGGAAGAATGCCTGCTTGCACAAGGGTTGCTCTGCATGGGACCTGTGACGCGTAAGGGGTGCGAAGCTGCCTGCGTAGCGGCAAACATGCCGTGCACCGGGTGCTTAGGGCCGACAAGCCGTGTCACCGATTTCGGCGCAAAAGCACTTTCGGCCATCGCATCGCTGGTGGATTCCAACGACGAAAAGGAGATAGCAGCCATTCTTGATCAGGTCGTCGATCCTATCGGCACATTCTATCGCTATAGCCTCCCCGCGTCGCTGTTGCACCGGCGCTATCAAGGACCCGACCACGGAGGAAAACAGCAATGA